A genomic stretch from Candidatus Eisenbacteria bacterium includes:
- a CDS encoding T9SS type A sorting domain-containing protein — MRRIALFVAAFLLAPALAAGAADREVFLVKPDGTGDFPTIQAAISALDDGAIIELADGTFRGEGNRDLYPECRDLSIRSQSMNPQLCIIDCEGSQEDPHWAFAFSCGGGLPRWPFTLEGITFRGGYGYAGGALLSYDGYCYECVNCIFTENTAEQMGGAVYVGWGSPNFTDCLFYNNYSGDKGGALYFVEYCNSIIKGCTIVDNHAEGGGGGIFAYFNSQIYLENTIIADSFSGEGILCEWDSGAALHCCDIYGNAGGDYVGCLEGQEGINGNIHEDPLFCNYLNQDYRLSEESPCAPLTEPNTECPLIGSEPVGCGSIVLTYPNGGELFYVGDHATIRWDIYDSHGLFIKVELLHNDEVCAEIYNAVGNDGEIGWVVFQCGPWESGYKIRLTDLLFNYSEESDMPFNIMPEFGISSIEDIGNDQGRQVRLTWRRSPFDGPEQPVINGYEIYRRQDEYKTAETNQRVEGWDYIATVPAHGDDIYQAVAPTLCDSTEQGGICWSAFFLRAVTPDPRIFFETAADSGYSIDNLAPSAPANFRFLSSSVLGWDEAPEADFDYFTIYGSESGYLGPDAVVIGYTTGTTMDVSDHSFNYYHVTASDFAGNEGEESTVTTSGVGAMEAGRSLILYQNYPNPSFNATTLSFYLPAETDVKLDLFDIAGRAVLTFVNGRMGPGLHNIRWAGILPSGESAPMGVYFYRLTAGGSIQTKKLIMSR, encoded by the coding sequence ATGCGTCGCATTGCATTGTTTGTCGCTGCGTTTCTGTTGGCGCCGGCATTGGCCGCAGGCGCGGCGGATAGAGAAGTGTTTCTTGTCAAGCCGGATGGAACCGGTGATTTTCCTACAATTCAGGCGGCGATCAGCGCCTTGGATGATGGGGCGATTATCGAATTGGCGGATGGAACATTCCGCGGTGAGGGGAATCGGGATCTCTATCCCGAATGCCGGGATCTATCGATCCGGTCGCAGAGTATGAATCCGCAGTTGTGTATTATTGATTGTGAAGGATCTCAGGAAGATCCGCACTGGGCTTTCGCGTTCAGCTGCGGCGGGGGGCTTCCACGCTGGCCGTTTACGCTCGAGGGGATCACGTTTCGGGGCGGATATGGGTATGCCGGCGGCGCCCTCCTATCCTACGACGGGTATTGCTATGAATGCGTGAATTGCATTTTCACCGAAAATACCGCGGAGCAAATGGGGGGGGCGGTTTATGTCGGTTGGGGAAGCCCGAACTTCACCGACTGCCTCTTTTATAATAATTATTCCGGTGACAAAGGCGGAGCCTTGTATTTTGTGGAATACTGCAATTCCATTATTAAGGGTTGTACAATTGTCGACAATCATGCGGAAGGCGGCGGGGGAGGCATCTTCGCCTATTTTAATTCGCAGATCTATCTCGAAAATACGATTATCGCCGATAGTTTTTCCGGGGAGGGTATCCTCTGCGAGTGGGACAGCGGCGCCGCGTTGCATTGCTGTGATATTTATGGAAACGCCGGCGGGGATTATGTGGGGTGCTTGGAAGGTCAGGAGGGAATCAACGGGAATATCCATGAGGACCCCCTCTTTTGTAACTATCTGAATCAGGATTATCGTTTGAGTGAGGAATCACCCTGTGCGCCGCTCACAGAGCCGAACACTGAATGCCCGCTCATCGGCTCCGAGCCCGTTGGCTGCGGCTCCATCGTCTTGACCTATCCCAACGGCGGGGAGCTGTTCTATGTGGGTGATCATGCGACGATCCGGTGGGATATTTATGATTCCCACGGCCTGTTTATCAAAGTCGAGTTGCTGCATAACGATGAAGTCTGCGCTGAGATTTATAATGCCGTCGGTAACGATGGTGAAATCGGCTGGGTGGTCTTCCAGTGCGGTCCATGGGAATCCGGCTATAAAATCAGGCTGACGGATCTCCTGTTCAATTATTCTGAAGAGAGCGACATGCCTTTTAACATCATGCCGGAGTTTGGGATCTCGTCTATCGAGGATATCGGCAATGATCAGGGCAGGCAGGTCAGGCTCACTTGGCGGCGATCTCCCTTTGACGGTCCCGAGCAGCCGGTGATCAATGGATACGAGATATACCGGCGGCAGGATGAATACAAGACCGCTGAGACGAATCAACGCGTGGAGGGCTGGGATTATATTGCAACCGTTCCGGCCCACGGCGATGACATCTATCAGGCGGTCGCTCCAACTCTCTGCGACTCCACGGAGCAGGGAGGGATCTGCTGGTCCGCCTTCTTCCTTCGCGCCGTAACCCCGGATCCTCGGATTTTCTTTGAGACGGCCGCCGACAGCGGCTATTCGATCGACAATCTTGCGCCTTCCGCACCGGCGAATTTCCGCTTCCTGTCCTCGAGTGTGCTGGGTTGGGATGAAGCGCCGGAAGCGGATTTTGACTACTTCACGATTTATGGTTCCGAGAGCGGCTATCTCGGCCCTGATGCCGTTGTGATCGGTTATACCACGGGAACAACGATGGATGTCTCAGATCATTCCTTCAATTACTATCACGTCACAGCGAGCGATTTCGCCGGAAATGAAGGCGAAGAGTCGACGGTGACGACATCGGGGGTGGGCGCTATGGAGGCGGGACGGAGCCTCATCCTCTATCAGAACTATCCCAACCCGAGCTTCAACGCCACCACGCTCTCTTTTTATCTGCCTGCCGAAACTGATGTAAAGCTCGACCTCTTTGATATTGCCGGCCGGGCCGTGCTGACATTTGTCAATGGCCGGATGGGACCGGGATTACACAATATCCGCTGGGCTGGAATCCTGCCCTCAGGTGAATCAGCGCCGATGGGGGTCTATTTCTATCGCTTGACGGCCGGAGGTTCGATTCAGACAAAGAAACTCATTATGAGCCGATAG
- a CDS encoding VCBS repeat-containing protein: MSQNRSHHQSFNILVPVCLFILVVMSSQALPATQTAPVDAADPGMTIINVEASDPADGDGSDNQAAGNNRPAPPMMPGWPQTMAVNPIYSPVGVVLADLDNDGYKEVLAGSTDNQFRVWHHNGVLLSGWPVNLGGRIQSKAAVADLDGDGDLEIIIAVCSGQLHVRHHDGTSMTGWPQPSGLTFGFLSPLIYDIDDDGRPEILVGGGSTVKAWEADGTILWQAPVTGTISGTLSAGDLTGDELPEILVTTTAGLLYALQGSNGSGTAGWPVTYGLSSSYAAPSIGDFDGDGSREALVVGYNFGVSTSIFAYRGDGTLLPNFPVTYPSAQTYSCPVLADIDGDGDLELWNAGKIDGNAFYAWDHTGALLPGWPVTADPNMEGSAIIANLDGIPGYEIAIGDNWSPGSIFGHNVDGTIAADFPIPKPGGSGPNSPEIADVDLDGDLEMAMTMTTGDVALWDFSGIAPNDAIEWGGLFHDNWNTSQHGFKIPTSTSSVSETDLISARALLQAWPNPFIDTATLRFRSGDGDNVTLTIHDLTGRTIRSLSTTSAGPGWNTLTWDGRAAGGQPAAGGIYFVKLHTASGSEGKIRIVLIR; this comes from the coding sequence ATGTCACAGAATCGCAGCCACCATCAATCCTTTAACATTCTTGTACCGGTTTGTCTTTTCATCCTTGTTGTCATGAGTTCTCAGGCCCTGCCGGCGACTCAGACGGCGCCGGTCGACGCCGCCGATCCGGGCATGACCATCATCAATGTGGAGGCGTCAGATCCGGCGGATGGGGATGGATCTGATAACCAGGCCGCCGGGAACAACCGGCCCGCTCCACCGATGATGCCGGGCTGGCCTCAGACAATGGCGGTTAATCCCATTTATTCCCCTGTCGGTGTGGTTCTCGCAGACCTTGATAACGACGGCTATAAGGAAGTTCTGGCCGGATCCACCGATAATCAGTTCCGCGTGTGGCATCATAACGGCGTCCTGCTTTCCGGCTGGCCGGTGAATCTCGGCGGGCGGATCCAATCAAAGGCCGCCGTGGCCGATCTTGACGGCGATGGCGATCTGGAAATTATCATCGCGGTCTGCTCCGGGCAGCTGCATGTCCGCCACCATGACGGCACGTCGATGACCGGATGGCCTCAGCCCTCCGGCCTGACTTTTGGATTTCTCTCTCCCTTGATTTATGACATCGACGACGATGGACGCCCCGAGATCTTGGTCGGGGGGGGATCGACCGTCAAAGCGTGGGAAGCTGATGGAACGATTCTCTGGCAGGCGCCCGTGACCGGCACTATTTCCGGGACCCTTTCCGCCGGTGATCTGACCGGGGATGAGTTGCCGGAAATCCTCGTCACCACCACCGCGGGACTGCTCTATGCCCTCCAAGGAAGCAACGGATCGGGCACAGCCGGATGGCCTGTCACCTACGGCCTCTCCAGCTCGTATGCCGCTCCCTCGATCGGCGACTTTGACGGCGATGGCTCCAGAGAGGCGCTGGTGGTTGGTTATAATTTTGGTGTTTCGACCAGTATCTTCGCCTACCGGGGCGACGGCACCCTGCTGCCCAATTTCCCGGTCACCTATCCGAGCGCTCAGACCTATTCCTGCCCCGTGCTCGCCGACATCGACGGTGACGGTGATCTCGAGCTTTGGAACGCCGGCAAGATAGACGGTAACGCCTTCTACGCTTGGGATCACACCGGCGCCCTGCTTCCGGGATGGCCGGTGACCGCCGATCCGAATATGGAAGGTTCAGCGATCATCGCCAATCTCGATGGAATCCCGGGATACGAAATCGCGATCGGCGACAATTGGAGCCCTGGTTCGATTTTCGGCCATAATGTCGACGGAACCATTGCCGCCGATTTCCCCATACCCAAGCCGGGTGGGAGCGGACCGAACAGCCCTGAAATCGCCGATGTCGATCTCGACGGAGATCTGGAAATGGCGATGACAATGACGACAGGCGATGTCGCCCTGTGGGACTTTTCCGGTATCGCACCGAATGACGCGATCGAATGGGGCGGTCTCTTCCACGACAACTGGAACACGAGCCAGCATGGTTTCAAAATCCCCACAAGCACATCAAGTGTTTCAGAGACGGATTTGATTTCAGCCCGCGCGCTCCTGCAGGCATGGCCCAATCCGTTTATCGATACGGCGACGCTTCGGTTCCGTTCCGGCGATGGCGATAATGTTACACTTACAATTCATGATCTCACCGGCCGGACGATCCGATCTCTCTCCACCACATCGGCCGGCCCGGGATGGAATACATTGACTTGGGACGGCCGGGCGGCCGGCGGTCAACCGGCTGCCGGCGGAATCTATTTTGTTAAACTTCATACCGCGTCGGGAAGTGAAGGGAAAATTCGTATTGTTTTGATCCGCTGA